Proteins encoded by one window of Arachis ipaensis cultivar K30076 chromosome B04, Araip1.1, whole genome shotgun sequence:
- the LOC107637838 gene encoding RHOMBOID-like protein 2, whose amino-acid sequence MEEEAPPSLSVNSRRSRTMVLPVEIDPPMPSKEAVTVENKEVKHFMKWVSWLIPTFVIANVFVFIITMYVNNCPKNSYSCIARFLGRFCFQSLDENPLLGPSRFTLDKMGALDVQKVVYRKQVWRLITCIWLHGGVFHLLANMFGIIIIGVRLEQEFGFVLIGLLYVISGFGGSLVSSLFIQQNIAVGASGALFGLLGGMLSELITNWSIYDKKIGAVLTLVFVIVINLAMGLLPHVDNFAHIGGFLSGFLLGFVFLIRPQSAWVKQQYALSSSANSPLSIKKPKFKKYQCCLWVLSLLLLIVGFTLGLVALLRGVNVNDHCSWCKYLSCLPISKWHCDTQIKKAAFCTVEETGSELNMTCLTNGISKPFYLPDQTYDRIAELCKQICQ is encoded by the exons ATGGAGGAAGAGGCACCACCATCTCTAAGTGTAAACTCTAGGAGGAGCAGGACTATGGTGCTCCCTGTGGAGATAGACCCACCTATGCCTTCAAAAGAAGCAGTTACAGTTGAAAACAAGGAAGTGAAGCATTTCATGAAATGGGTTTCTTGGTTGATACCAACCTTTGTCATTGCAAATGTGTTTGTGTTCATCATCACCATGTATGTCAACAATTGTCCCAAGAATTCATATTCCTGCATTGCCAGGTTCCTTGGCCGTTTCTGCTTTCAGTCCTTGGATGAGAATCCCCTTCTTGGGCCTTCCAGATTCAC GCTAGATAAAATGGGGGCTTTGGACGTGCAAAAAGTGGTTTACAGAAAGCAGGTTTGGCGCCTCATCACATGCATATGGTTACATGGAGGGGTGTTCCACTTATTGGCAAATATGTTTGGCATTATAATCATTGGAGTTCGGCTTGAGCAAGAGTTTGGGTTTG TGCTCATTGGGTTGCTATATGTCATTTCTGGATTCGGGGGTAGTTTGGTCTCTTCACTTTTTATTCAACAAAACATTGCAGTTGGTGCTTCTGGTGCACTTTTTGGCTTGCTGGGTGGCATGCTCTCAGAACTCATTACTAATTGGTCTATATATGATAAGAAG ATAGGAGCTGTGTTGACCCTTGTGTTTGTGATTGTTATAAATCTAGCAATGGGGCTTCTGCCACATGTGGACAATTTTGCTCATATTGGAGGCTTCCTTTCAGGGTTTCTTCTGGGATTCGTGTTCTTGATCCGCCCCCAATCGGCATGGGTTAAGCAACAATACGCTCTCTCATCGTCAGCAAATTCTCCGCTATCTATTAAAAAACCTAAATTCAAGAAATATCAATGCTGCTTGTGGGTTCTTTCCTTGCTCCTCCTAATTGTTGG GTTCACTTTAGGCTTAGTTGCACTTCTTCGTGGTGTTAACGTAAACGATCATTGCTCCTGGTGCAAATATTTGTCTTGTCTTCCAATTTCCAAATGGCACTGCGACACTCAAATTAAAAAAGCTGCATTTTGTACG GTAGAAGAGACTGGCAGCGAATTGAACATGACATGTTTAACAAATGGTATATCCAAGCCATTTTATTTGCCAGATCAAACCTATGACCGAATTGCAGAATTATGTAAACAGATTTGTCAGTAG